A genome region from Akkermansiaceae bacterium includes the following:
- a CDS encoding SGNH/GDSL hydrolase family protein → MKTHASLSRRSMIRGLAALGAASALAPARSAAQEAAVPKAPAKGTVILFQGDSITDAGRKRDVLDANNSRALGNGYPALAAGELLGAYPETELKVFNRGVSGNKIPDLAARWQADCLDLKPDILSILVGVNDLWHTFAFGNKYKATVEDYETGFRELLQRTLKDLPNTRIVICEAFTTRTSDEFKPLAKYAAAAKKLAEEMKLTFVPFQSVFDDALKAAPAEFWLGDGIHPPPAGHALMCQAWRESVGI, encoded by the coding sequence ATGAAGACACACGCTTCCCTTTCCCGCCGTTCGATGATCCGAGGTCTTGCCGCGCTCGGTGCCGCAAGCGCGCTTGCACCCGCCCGATCCGCTGCGCAGGAGGCCGCTGTGCCGAAAGCCCCGGCCAAGGGTACGGTGATCCTTTTCCAGGGCGACTCTATCACCGACGCGGGGCGTAAGCGCGACGTGCTCGATGCGAACAACTCGCGGGCTCTGGGCAACGGATACCCGGCGCTTGCCGCGGGGGAGCTGCTGGGGGCGTATCCGGAGACGGAGCTCAAGGTCTTCAACCGGGGTGTCAGCGGCAACAAGATCCCCGATCTCGCCGCGCGCTGGCAGGCGGACTGCCTCGACCTGAAGCCGGACATCCTGAGCATCCTCGTCGGCGTGAACGACCTGTGGCACACCTTCGCCTTCGGCAACAAGTACAAGGCCACCGTGGAGGATTACGAAACTGGGTTCCGCGAGCTGCTGCAGCGCACCCTCAAGGATCTGCCAAACACCCGCATCGTGATCTGCGAGGCGTTCACCACCCGCACCAGCGACGAATTCAAGCCCTTGGCGAAATACGCGGCCGCCGCGAAGAAGCTGGCGGAGGAGATGAAGCTCACCTTTGTGCCTTTCCAATCCGTATTCGACGACGCTCTCAAGGCGGCGCCCGCCGAATTCTGGCTCGGCGATGGCATCCACCCTCCGCCCGCCGGCCACGCGCTGATGTGCCAGGCATGGCGCGAGTCGGTGGGGATCTGA
- a CDS encoding MotA/TolQ/ExbB proton channel family protein has product MLCGAASASAQETAVAAAQKQTNFLEIIQAGGVMMFPLALISVIGVVLVLLYLLTIRRNAVVSDRFMNAAEAMIRKRDYLGLVAYCHRQNESMARVTQKTLDFFTKYPSASFGEVREVAEAEGSRQAGLLSSRITYLADIGSIAPMVGLLGTVLGMIKSFMEIAGGDIQGVRQMGLAEGVSEALITTAAGLVIGIPALVFYSFFRGRVQKYIAELEAAATHLMALLHTQVEHQRPTGRESYAAPSQRTREDYAMPVPSPLGGDRPDLHGI; this is encoded by the coding sequence ATGCTTTGCGGCGCAGCCTCCGCCTCCGCACAGGAGACCGCCGTGGCTGCGGCCCAGAAACAGACGAACTTCCTGGAAATCATCCAGGCGGGCGGCGTGATGATGTTCCCGCTCGCCCTCATCTCCGTCATAGGCGTCGTCCTCGTCCTCCTCTACCTCCTAACCATCCGCCGCAACGCCGTCGTCAGCGACAGGTTCATGAACGCAGCCGAGGCCATGATCCGCAAGCGCGACTACCTCGGCCTCGTCGCCTACTGCCACCGCCAGAACGAGTCCATGGCCCGCGTCACCCAGAAAACCCTCGATTTCTTCACGAAATACCCCTCCGCCTCCTTCGGCGAAGTCCGCGAGGTAGCCGAGGCAGAGGGCTCCCGCCAAGCCGGCCTGCTCTCCTCCCGCATCACCTACCTTGCCGACATCGGCTCCATCGCACCCATGGTCGGCCTGCTCGGCACCGTGCTCGGCATGATCAAGTCCTTCATGGAAATCGCCGGCGGGGACATCCAGGGTGTCCGCCAGATGGGTCTCGCGGAGGGCGTTTCCGAGGCACTCATCACCACCGCCGCCGGGCTCGTCATCGGCATCCCGGCCCTTGTTTTCTACTCTTTCTTCCGCGGCCGCGTTCAGAAATACATCGCGGAGCTCGAGGCCGCCGCCACCCACCTCATGGCCCTGCTCCACACCCAGGTGGAGCACCAGCGGCCCACCGGGCGCGAGTCCTACGCCGCACCCTCGCAGCGCACCCGCGAGGACTACGCCATGCCCGTCCCATCGCCACTCGGCGGCGACCGCCCAGACCTCCACGGCATCTAA
- the asnS gene encoding asparagine--tRNA ligase: MRTLIKHVLARTEATDSLEVAGWVRTRRDSKAFSFIELNDGTCLGNLQIIADADIPGYGDIHRMATGASVSVSGKLIPSPAQGQDWEMHASEIRLLGTAPEDYPLQKKGHSPEFLRSIAHLRPRTNLYGAAFRIRSRMAYAIHRFFQERDFIYVHTPIITASDCEGAGEMFRVTTLPDDKAAMVAEDFFEKRAYLTVSGQLEGETFACALSNIYTFGPTFRAENSNTSRHAAEFWMVEPEMAFCDLAGDMDCAEEMIKFLVREALADPDLAIFEKFVDKGLRARLEHVVEKPFQRITYTDAVKLLEESGKDFQYPVKYGLNLQSEHERWLTEEYFKQPTTVYNYPKEIKPFYMRLNDDGQTVTAMDLLVPGIGEIIGGSQREERHDVLLDNFKHHGIDAEAYGWYADLRKYGTVPHAGFGLGFERLLMFVTGIQNIRDVIPFPRTPGHCEF; encoded by the coding sequence ATGCGCACCCTCATCAAGCACGTCCTCGCCCGCACGGAAGCCACGGATTCCCTGGAAGTGGCTGGCTGGGTGCGGACGCGGCGGGACTCGAAGGCGTTCTCGTTCATCGAGCTCAACGACGGCACCTGCCTGGGAAATCTCCAGATCATTGCGGATGCGGATATCCCCGGATACGGCGATATCCACCGGATGGCCACGGGGGCGTCCGTTTCCGTTTCCGGAAAGCTCATCCCGTCCCCCGCGCAGGGGCAGGACTGGGAAATGCACGCCTCGGAGATCCGCCTGCTGGGCACCGCGCCGGAGGATTACCCCTTGCAGAAAAAAGGCCACTCGCCGGAGTTCCTGCGCAGCATCGCCCACCTCCGCCCGCGCACGAACCTCTACGGCGCCGCCTTCCGGATCCGCTCGCGGATGGCCTATGCGATCCACCGCTTTTTCCAGGAAAGGGATTTTATCTACGTCCACACGCCCATCATCACCGCCAGCGATTGCGAGGGGGCGGGGGAGATGTTCCGCGTCACCACCCTGCCGGATGACAAGGCCGCGATGGTGGCCGAGGATTTCTTCGAAAAACGCGCCTATCTAACAGTCTCCGGCCAGCTTGAGGGCGAGACCTTCGCCTGCGCCCTCTCGAACATCTACACCTTCGGGCCGACTTTCCGTGCGGAAAATTCGAACACCTCCCGCCACGCGGCGGAGTTCTGGATGGTCGAGCCGGAGATGGCGTTCTGCGACCTCGCGGGGGACATGGATTGCGCGGAGGAGATGATCAAGTTCCTGGTCAGGGAAGCCCTCGCCGATCCGGATCTGGCGATCTTCGAGAAGTTCGTGGACAAGGGCTTGCGCGCGCGGCTGGAGCATGTGGTGGAAAAGCCCTTCCAGCGCATCACCTACACGGATGCGGTGAAGCTGCTGGAGGAGTCCGGAAAGGATTTCCAATACCCGGTGAAATACGGCCTGAACCTCCAGTCCGAGCACGAGCGCTGGCTCACCGAGGAATATTTCAAGCAGCCGACGACGGTTTACAACTACCCCAAGGAGATCAAACCCTTCTACATGCGCCTCAACGACGACGGGCAAACCGTCACCGCCATGGATCTGCTTGTGCCCGGCATTGGCGAGATCATCGGCGGCTCACAGCGGGAGGAGCGCCATGATGTTTTGTTAGATAATTTCAAGCACCACGGCATCGATGCGGAGGCCTACGGCTGGTACGCGGATCTGCGGAAATACGGCACGGTGCCCCACGCAGGCTTCGGGCTTGGCTTCGAGAGGCTGCTGATGTTCGTCACCGGCATCCAGAACATCCGCGATGTGATCCCGTTCCCGAGGACGCCGGGCCACTGCGAGTTCTAG
- a CDS encoding MotA/TolQ/ExbB proton channel family protein, with protein MIEKNVSRPRFTASAILTATLLAAPQLFAQGAAAPAKQDSLLNRWVLDGGPTMILIGLAVVAFIALAVYNFMNLTKSKFCPSDLQAALMEHMANCRVRSAIELAASHPSYLGRMVAYSFPNIDATQPETLGRDQVEDAIADFTNNESRKSMQWINYISLIAQASPMLGLTGTVIGMVSAFGTLKTAGAADPSQLAGDISVALLTTLWGLFNAIPCIICYFILKNKYNSLVADSSHIAEELLNAAVATVNADTLYAKIPEGIA; from the coding sequence ATGATCGAAAAAAACGTTTCCCGCCCTCGCTTCACCGCGTCCGCCATTCTAACAGCCACCCTCCTGGCGGCTCCACAGCTCTTCGCCCAAGGTGCGGCGGCCCCTGCAAAGCAGGACTCCCTGCTGAACCGCTGGGTCCTTGACGGTGGTCCGACGATGATCCTTATCGGCCTTGCGGTCGTCGCCTTCATCGCGCTGGCGGTATACAACTTCATGAACCTCACCAAGTCGAAGTTCTGCCCCTCCGATCTCCAGGCCGCCCTCATGGAGCACATGGCGAACTGCCGCGTCCGCTCGGCCATCGAGCTCGCCGCCTCCCATCCCTCATACCTAGGCCGCATGGTCGCCTATTCCTTCCCGAACATCGATGCCACCCAGCCCGAGACCCTCGGCCGCGACCAGGTGGAGGATGCGATCGCGGATTTCACCAACAACGAGTCCCGCAAGTCGATGCAGTGGATCAACTACATCTCGCTCATCGCCCAGGCATCCCCGATGCTCGGACTGACCGGAACCGTCATCGGTATGGTCAGCGCCTTCGGAACCCTCAAGACAGCCGGTGCCGCAGACCCCTCCCAGCTCGCCGGTGACATCTCCGTCGCCCTTCTCACCACTCTCTGGGGTCTCTTCAACGCGATCCCTTGTATCATCTGCTACTTCATCCTGAAGAATAAGTACAACTCCCTCGTCGCCGACTCCTCGCACATTGCCGAGGAACTCCTCAACGCTGCGGTTGCAACCGTCAACGCCGACACCCTCTACGCCAAGATCCCCGAAGGGATTGCCTGA
- a CDS encoding tetratricopeptide repeat protein gives MKALLPFLFLLAIPAHGQAPPRAGAVDAGDLRADAGNDFFARGKNLFDSAQASVDLETRRELYLRSTEIFSAYINEFPNHPNTEAAWWYLGNSYYQAGMIDDAKRCFATLINRYGQGRYAAAAAYTLAADHYNKREYAFAAPLFERFAANAARPSDKPKGNLFAGNCYRLLGRDREAITAYNRVIADPEGSLFRAGPQLEVGKLTLKSGKTQDALTIFEDVANTSSVPKYRGEAALNSAIAATRLGKTEVAEKYLRFILDTPGMEDFRPDAQTALMENYYAKKDFQAVLDLFRKSSLKSEGEKEALRLMIAARAMMKLRQPAEASELFREVERLVKPENDLAFQASYYRLNCFFQIEGRHVVDQVDAFLQIYGKLHPADTRIHTAMLMKAETLFSENKPAEAAKTYSQIDPTLLSEANRPGFLYQRGWCLAEAGDTQGAIRSLTEFLAKHPDDKRSYPALVKRAKAYAETGEPAKAVADFDRLTMDKAAPADLASLAWLESARTRRKEGNIENMVVRYKGLLEKVDDLTDNLKAEANYWIGWGMVKTNQPKEAAPFLNTARQLRPEAYAKHAGLLLALSHFAAQDPAALASEIVLAIEGKYVGDIPAQAIQWSGMQAYNSGDYPDAARFLQLIANPDEPRATAKEIWRYLAKALIETGMPSEALPALANVLEVEESPAWKADALLDRARALLLLKRYTESRKAADEALALRPQGRTSAYLRIVSGDLYLQEQNTGKAAADYLTVINFHEDGDLKPLAIHRYIQLLEKQGKAEEAAKYVAQLKKDFPDWKAPAAE, from the coding sequence TTGAAAGCCCTCCTCCCATTCCTTTTCCTCCTTGCCATCCCCGCCCACGGGCAGGCTCCGCCACGCGCCGGCGCAGTGGATGCGGGCGATCTCCGTGCGGATGCCGGAAACGATTTCTTCGCGCGCGGCAAAAACCTCTTCGACAGCGCCCAGGCCAGCGTCGATCTCGAGACCCGCCGCGAGCTCTACCTCCGCTCCACTGAGATCTTCTCCGCCTACATCAACGAATTCCCGAACCACCCCAACACCGAGGCCGCATGGTGGTATCTCGGCAACAGCTACTACCAGGCCGGGATGATCGACGATGCGAAACGCTGCTTCGCCACGCTCATCAACCGCTACGGCCAGGGCAGATACGCCGCCGCAGCCGCATACACCCTTGCCGCAGACCACTACAACAAGCGCGAATACGCCTTTGCCGCACCCCTCTTCGAGCGCTTCGCCGCAAACGCCGCCCGCCCCTCCGACAAACCCAAGGGCAACCTCTTCGCAGGCAACTGCTACCGCCTCCTCGGCCGCGACCGCGAGGCCATCACCGCCTACAACCGCGTCATCGCCGATCCAGAGGGCTCCCTCTTCAGGGCCGGCCCCCAGCTTGAGGTCGGAAAGCTCACCCTCAAGTCCGGCAAAACCCAGGACGCGCTTACCATCTTCGAGGACGTCGCCAACACCAGCTCCGTACCGAAATACCGCGGCGAGGCCGCCCTGAACTCGGCCATCGCCGCCACCAGGCTGGGGAAAACGGAAGTCGCCGAGAAATACCTCCGCTTCATCCTCGATACACCCGGCATGGAGGATTTCCGCCCCGACGCGCAGACGGCGCTCATGGAGAATTACTACGCCAAAAAGGATTTCCAGGCCGTCCTCGACCTTTTCCGCAAAAGCTCGCTCAAGTCCGAGGGCGAAAAGGAAGCCCTGCGCCTCATGATCGCCGCGCGCGCCATGATGAAACTCAGGCAGCCCGCCGAAGCCTCCGAACTCTTCCGTGAGGTCGAGCGCCTCGTCAAACCCGAGAACGACCTCGCCTTCCAGGCATCCTACTACCGCCTCAACTGCTTCTTCCAGATCGAGGGCCGCCACGTCGTCGATCAGGTCGATGCCTTCCTCCAGATCTACGGGAAACTCCACCCTGCGGACACCCGCATCCACACCGCGATGCTGATGAAGGCAGAAACCCTTTTCTCGGAAAACAAGCCCGCCGAAGCCGCCAAGACCTACTCCCAGATCGACCCCACCCTCCTCAGCGAGGCCAACCGCCCGGGCTTCCTCTACCAGCGCGGATGGTGCCTCGCAGAGGCCGGCGACACCCAGGGCGCGATCCGTTCCCTCACGGAATTCCTAGCCAAGCACCCGGATGACAAGCGCAGCTACCCTGCTCTCGTGAAACGCGCCAAGGCATACGCGGAAACCGGCGAGCCAGCCAAGGCCGTCGCGGACTTCGACCGCCTCACCATGGACAAGGCCGCCCCCGCAGACCTCGCATCCCTCGCCTGGCTCGAGTCCGCCCGCACCCGCCGCAAGGAAGGCAACATCGAAAACATGGTCGTCCGCTACAAAGGCCTCCTCGAAAAGGTCGATGACCTCACCGACAACCTCAAGGCCGAGGCGAATTACTGGATCGGCTGGGGCATGGTGAAGACCAACCAGCCCAAGGAAGCCGCACCTTTCCTCAACACCGCCCGCCAGCTACGCCCGGAAGCCTACGCAAAACACGCCGGTCTGCTCCTCGCCCTCTCCCACTTCGCCGCCCAGGATCCCGCAGCGCTCGCCTCCGAGATAGTCCTCGCCATCGAGGGGAAATATGTCGGCGACATTCCGGCCCAGGCCATCCAGTGGTCTGGGATGCAGGCTTACAACTCCGGTGACTACCCGGATGCCGCGCGCTTCCTGCAGCTCATCGCAAACCCGGACGAACCCCGCGCCACCGCCAAGGAAATCTGGCGCTACCTCGCCAAAGCCCTCATCGAGACCGGCATGCCCTCCGAAGCATTGCCCGCCCTCGCAAATGTCCTCGAGGTAGAGGAAAGCCCCGCATGGAAGGCCGATGCCCTCCTCGACCGCGCACGTGCCCTCCTCCTGCTCAAGCGCTACACGGAGTCCCGCAAAGCCGCCGACGAAGCCCTCGCCCTCCGCCCCCAAGGCCGCACCTCCGCCTACCTCCGGATCGTCTCCGGAGACCTCTACCTCCAGGAGCAAAACACCGGCAAGGCCGCCGCGGACTACCTCACCGTCATCAACTTCCACGAGGACGGGGATCTCAAGCCCCTCGCCATCCACCGCTACATCCAGCTCCTGGAAAAGCAGGGCAAAGCCGAGGAGGCCGCAAAATACGTAGCCCAGCTGAAAAAGGATTTCCCGGACTGGAAAGCGCCCGCCGCGGAATGA
- the mgtE gene encoding magnesium transporter: protein MAEVRRAIAAEDGSALLAAAGDCHYADLAELYEHLDDGERDFLFKTIGPEIATDVVAELPFSLIEDSLSHFKPAQLRVLLGNLSDDDRVDIFQVVSEEAQVRFFSLLGPRDKELTKSLLRYGEDTAGGRMTTQVGRITADMTVKQALMVLRRDREDAETLARIFVVDEQGRLAGKVRLRELAFSTWDTPIRDIMEDADEFTLATADQEDAARLLHRYDLVVLPVVDEFHHLLGVITYDDALEIMQEESTEDIEKLGGIGGEQTELSYLNTSAAIHYRRRVMWLVGLAFVSILSGYVMFRFSGVLEKAFVLSLFLPMVVAAGGNAGGQAATMVIRALALGEIGTGTALRIAWKEARIGICLGVTLGIAIAGFIAVILPQFHPQAPATFSFLKLSIAVAAAITLQVLSATTLGALLPITARAIKLDPAVVSAPSLASIVDVSGMLIYFGTAAAILGL, encoded by the coding sequence ATCGCCGAAGTCAGGCGCGCCATCGCCGCCGAGGACGGATCCGCACTGCTCGCCGCCGCGGGGGATTGCCACTACGCCGACCTTGCGGAACTTTACGAGCATCTCGATGACGGTGAACGCGATTTCCTTTTCAAGACGATAGGCCCGGAGATCGCGACCGACGTGGTCGCGGAGCTGCCGTTCTCACTCATCGAGGATTCGCTCAGCCACTTCAAGCCCGCCCAGCTCCGGGTGCTGCTGGGGAACCTCTCCGACGACGACCGGGTGGACATTTTCCAGGTCGTTTCCGAGGAAGCGCAGGTGAGGTTTTTCTCCCTGCTGGGCCCGCGCGACAAGGAGCTGACCAAGAGCCTGCTGCGCTACGGGGAGGACACGGCGGGCGGGCGCATGACCACCCAGGTGGGCCGCATCACGGCGGACATGACGGTGAAACAGGCGCTCATGGTGCTGCGCCGCGACCGCGAGGATGCGGAAACGCTGGCCCGGATTTTCGTCGTCGATGAGCAGGGGCGCCTCGCGGGGAAAGTGCGTTTGCGCGAGCTTGCCTTCAGCACCTGGGACACGCCGATCCGCGACATCATGGAGGATGCGGACGAGTTCACGCTGGCCACCGCGGACCAGGAGGACGCCGCCCGCCTGCTTCACCGCTATGACCTCGTCGTCCTGCCTGTGGTCGATGAGTTCCATCATCTCCTCGGTGTCATCACCTACGATGATGCGCTGGAAATCATGCAGGAGGAGTCCACGGAGGACATCGAGAAACTCGGCGGCATCGGCGGCGAGCAGACCGAGCTTTCCTACCTGAACACCTCGGCCGCCATCCATTACCGCAGGCGGGTGATGTGGCTCGTCGGGCTGGCGTTCGTCTCCATCCTTTCAGGCTACGTGATGTTCCGTTTCAGCGGGGTTCTGGAGAAAGCCTTCGTGCTTTCCCTGTTCCTTCCCATGGTCGTCGCCGCCGGGGGGAACGCGGGCGGGCAGGCCGCCACCATGGTGATCCGCGCCCTGGCACTCGGCGAAATCGGCACCGGCACCGCCCTGCGCATAGCCTGGAAAGAGGCGAGGATAGGGATTTGCCTAGGGGTGACGCTGGGCATCGCCATCGCCGGTTTCATCGCCGTGATCCTCCCCCAGTTCCACCCGCAAGCCCCCGCGACCTTCTCGTTCCTGAAGCTCTCCATCGCCGTCGCCGCCGCCATCACCCTCCAGGTTCTCTCCGCCACCACCCTTGGCGCCCTCCTCCCCATCACGGCCCGCGCCATCAAGCTCGATCCCGCCGTGGTCTCCGCCCCCTCGCTCGCATCCATCGTCGATGTCTCCGGGATGCTCATCTACTTCGGCACCGCCGCCGCGATCCTCGGGCTTTGA
- a CDS encoding Hsp20/alpha crystallin family protein — MSTLTTWNPYQELERLQDRVIRAMRLSPTHSDGEGNSLLTHSDWSPAVDITEDDKEYLITADLPQVDKDDVKVVVENGSLIIRGERNREKVHSERKVHRIERSYGSFQRSFSLPEDADGNGVTASFRDGALRVSLPKSEEKKPKHIEVRVD; from the coding sequence ATGAGCACACTTACGACATGGAACCCATACCAAGAACTAGAGCGCCTTCAGGATCGCGTGATCCGCGCGATGCGGCTCTCACCCACACATTCCGATGGGGAAGGCAACTCCCTGCTCACCCATTCGGACTGGTCGCCTGCGGTGGACATCACGGAGGACGATAAGGAATACCTCATCACCGCAGACCTGCCGCAGGTGGACAAGGACGACGTCAAGGTCGTCGTCGAGAACGGCTCCCTCATCATCCGGGGCGAGCGCAATCGGGAGAAAGTCCACAGCGAGAGGAAGGTGCACCGCATCGAGCGCAGCTACGGCAGCTTCCAGCGGAGCTTTTCCCTCCCTGAGGATGCCGATGGCAATGGCGTGACCGCTTCCTTCAGGGACGGTGCACTCCGCGTCAGCCTGCCGAAGAGCGAGGAGAAGAAGCCGAAGCACATCGAAGTCCGCGTGGACTGA
- a CDS encoding biopolymer transporter ExbD: MKFSSRQPEPANMQLAPMIDIVFLLLIFFIVTWQFTRSETELSVSVPTAQEGADPQRQQGEIVINILSDGAIKVEGSMVDLPQLLEKLASIAAQYENQPVRIRGDGGVAYQRIVEVIDTCQKAGIWNISFATQKPAPNN; the protein is encoded by the coding sequence ATGAAATTTTCCAGCAGGCAGCCGGAACCCGCCAACATGCAACTGGCGCCGATGATCGACATAGTTTTCCTGCTGCTCATCTTCTTCATCGTCACGTGGCAGTTCACCCGCTCGGAAACGGAGCTCTCCGTCTCCGTCCCCACCGCCCAGGAAGGCGCGGATCCCCAGCGCCAGCAGGGCGAGATCGTCATCAACATCCTATCCGACGGCGCCATCAAGGTCGAGGGTAGCATGGTCGATCTCCCCCAGCTCCTCGAGAAACTCGCCTCCATCGCCGCCCAATACGAGAACCAGCCCGTCCGCATCCGCGGCGATGGCGGGGTCGCCTACCAACGCATCGTCGAGGTCATCGACACCTGCCAGAAAGCCGGCATCTGGAATATCTCCTTCGCCACCCAGAAGCCAGCACCTAACAACTGA
- a CDS encoding Entericidin EcnAB, with translation MKLIALSIAAIFALSSCNTMIGLGRDTRLLGEGVEKTAAQRGGEVGADTSGAPVY, from the coding sequence ATGAAACTCATCGCACTGAGCATCGCCGCCATATTCGCCCTGAGCTCCTGCAACACCATGATAGGCCTTGGCCGAGACACCCGCCTGCTCGGCGAGGGTGTTGAAAAAACCGCCGCCCAGCGTGGCGGGGAAGTGGGCGCGGACACATCCGGTGCCCCCGTTTACTGA